Proteins encoded within one genomic window of Lysinibacillus sphaericus:
- a CDS encoding cold-shock protein, translated as MTQQGTVKWFNAEKGFGFIEVEGGNDVFAHFSAIQGDGFKSLDEGQKVEFSVEEGQRGPQATNIVKL; from the coding sequence ATGACACAACAAGGTACAGTAAAATGGTTTAACGCAGAAAAAGGTTTTGGTTTCATCGAAGTAGAAGGCGGAAATGATGTATTCGCTCACTTCTCAGCTATCCAAGGTGACGGTTTCAAATCACTTGACGAAGGTCAAAAAGTGGAATTCTCTGTAGAAGAAGGCCAACGTGGACCTCAAGCTACAAACATCGTTAAACTTTAA
- a CDS encoding YugN family protein — translation MLQIESNIVGKEISFGYLRDHIERHGFTIGGNWEYHKGSFDTILSSEGGETIYLRVPFIVTQGELDFYDAQIRFQNPFVIKHVTNVGLDYDEGSLLDATGASQFQTPLDKDGYIHDKSKWIEVGEKVVADKVLPYFH, via the coding sequence TTGTTACAAATTGAATCTAATATCGTCGGAAAAGAAATAAGCTTTGGTTACTTACGTGATCATATTGAAAGACATGGTTTTACAATTGGAGGCAATTGGGAGTATCACAAAGGAAGTTTTGATACGATTTTATCGAGTGAGGGTGGAGAAACCATCTATTTGCGAGTGCCTTTTATTGTAACGCAAGGTGAACTAGATTTTTATGATGCACAAATTCGCTTTCAAAACCCATTTGTTATTAAACATGTAACGAATGTCGGATTGGATTATGATGAGGGCTCTTTGCTAGATGCAACGGGAGCGAGCCAATTCCAAACACCGCTTGATAAAGATGGCTATATACATGATAAAAGTAAATGGATAGAAGTTGGCGAAAAGGTAGTGGCTGATAAAGTTCTCCCTTATTTTCACTAG
- a CDS encoding NUDIX hydrolase, whose translation MEEVKVVYALIKNVDYHILMVHNHEGHWSLPGGKVETDETLIEATIREVHEETGYLVEVGKLLAVNESKLTSRNHHALFFTFEAQVISGVEEIALPDEITNIEWVPIEIANSRMPYYREGIDKLY comes from the coding sequence ATGGAAGAAGTTAAAGTCGTCTATGCATTAATTAAAAATGTCGATTATCATATATTAATGGTTCATAATCATGAAGGGCATTGGTCGCTTCCTGGTGGAAAAGTGGAAACAGATGAAACGCTGATAGAAGCTACAATCCGTGAAGTCCATGAAGAAACAGGTTATCTAGTAGAAGTAGGTAAATTACTCGCGGTAAATGAATCAAAATTAACAAGCAGGAATCATCACGCTTTATTTTTCACTTTTGAAGCGCAAGTTATAAGTGGAGTTGAAGAAATAGCATTGCCCGATGAAATAACCAACATCGAATGGGTACCTATTGAAATTGCTAACAGTAGAATGCCTTATTATAGAGAAGGAATTGACAAACTTTATTAA